A window of the Cystobacter fuscus genome harbors these coding sequences:
- a CDS encoding response regulator, translating to MPGEKSPMKVLLVEDDAGLREGMAELIAEQTLVREAGSVAEAQRALQEESFALVLTDLRIGDSGGGGRIILEAARKRLQPVAIVSASSAEEVVRVLRPHEPDAVLNKPFQIEDMMLLVERFVRLRREVERLAAGDVPPEDAWTTEPTTGLRLSQRPDGGSWLRLAPGSTYRPPVSRGRAALVVEGSLEVDGETLGRDHYFFLATGPRELRTQEGCLAVSLPVDA from the coding sequence CTGCGCGAGGGGATGGCGGAGCTCATCGCCGAGCAGACCCTGGTGCGCGAGGCGGGCAGCGTGGCCGAGGCCCAGCGGGCGCTCCAGGAGGAATCCTTCGCCCTGGTGCTCACGGATCTGCGCATCGGCGACAGCGGAGGCGGCGGGCGCATCATCCTCGAGGCGGCGCGCAAGCGGCTGCAGCCGGTGGCCATCGTCAGCGCCTCGTCCGCCGAGGAAGTGGTGCGGGTGCTGCGGCCCCACGAGCCGGACGCGGTGCTCAACAAGCCCTTCCAGATCGAGGACATGATGCTCCTGGTGGAGCGCTTCGTGCGGTTGCGGCGCGAGGTGGAGCGCCTGGCCGCGGGGGACGTGCCGCCCGAGGACGCCTGGACGACGGAGCCCACCACGGGCCTGCGACTGTCGCAGCGACCGGACGGGGGCTCGTGGCTGCGCCTGGCGCCGGGCTCCACCTACCGCCCGCCCGTGAGCCGGGGCCGCGCGGCCCTGGTGGTGGAGGGCTCGCTCGAAGTGGACGGCGAGACGCTCGGGCGCGATCACTACTTCTTCCTGGCGACCGGACCGCGCGAGCTGCGCACCCAAGAGGGGTGCCTGGCCGTCTCGCTCCCCGTGGACGCGTGA